GAGCTTCAGCCGCTCGTGATGGATACCGACCAAGGCGTACGACTTCGTCACCGACGCCAATTCGTAGACCTGGACGACCGGGTGATCGTTCGGACTCGCCATCTCCACCAACCAGAAGTGCTTGATACCCGCCCGCGCGTATTTGTGCGGCTTGGTGTCGCGGTCGCGCGACTCGGAGTCCGGCGAGACGACCTCGACGGCGAGCGAGACGTCCGCCACGTCGAAGCGGGTCTGCTGCCTACTGGTCACGGCCTCGGCCCGGACGACACAGACATCCGGCTCGGGGCCGTTGCGCTCGTCGAGCTGCACGGTCATCTCGCGCCGGATTCGCAGCTCCGCAGGCGCGGTACGGCGCAGTCCTGCCACCAGCAGGTCAATCACGATGCTGTGGAAATCTCGCTGCG
The nucleotide sequence above comes from Streptomyces sp. NBC_01716. Encoded proteins:
- a CDS encoding Uma2 family endonuclease, with the translated sequence MTAEPLPTTPEPLPTTLWPLPPQDGYTVDDLLTLPGLPPHTELIDGSLVFVSPQRDFHSIVIDLLVAGLRRTAPAELRIRREMTVQLDERNGPEPDVCVVRAEAVTSRQQTRFDVADVSLAVEVVSPDSESRDRDTKPHKYARAGIKHFWLVEMASPNDHPVVQVYELASVTKSYALVGIHHERLKLTVPFDIDIDLADVDNL